In Lewinellaceae bacterium, a single window of DNA contains:
- a CDS encoding DUF1565 domain-containing protein, whose amino-acid sequence MKRIPILLTAYILVLGYVQANTIFVSQGGAGNGASWTAPLGNLHQALETAKPGDQVWVSKGTYRTSESNDRAKSFVLSAGVELYGGFAGFETAIEQRNLQANVTYLSGEIGTASLHDNAFTVVYFRNAGENTILDGFCITGGAADGSDKANHLEFRGAGILNMAADGQSSSPMLRNCTITGNYAREGGGMLNIAINKGVCRPVIWKCSFINNKADLDGGAMMNATINGDCSPEIRECHFESNQASYGGGIFNEPKGGSVNPVIRDNEFIDNKALVRNGSIHCEYFGNGECKPDIGGNIFKGNSSPVGTEKD is encoded by the coding sequence GTGAAAAGAATACCAATACTACTCACGGCATATATCCTGGTTTTAGGGTATGTTCAAGCAAATACCATTTTCGTAAGCCAGGGCGGAGCCGGCAACGGAGCTTCCTGGACGGCGCCTTTGGGCAACCTGCACCAGGCGCTGGAAACGGCAAAACCGGGAGACCAGGTCTGGGTGTCTAAAGGTACCTACCGGACCTCCGAAAGCAACGACCGGGCCAAATCCTTTGTCCTTTCGGCCGGGGTGGAACTATATGGCGGCTTCGCCGGCTTCGAGACGGCCATTGAGCAACGAAACCTCCAGGCTAACGTCACCTATCTCAGTGGCGAGATCGGCACCGCTTCTTTACACGACAATGCTTTCACAGTTGTCTACTTCAGGAATGCCGGAGAAAATACTATCCTCGACGGGTTCTGCATCACCGGTGGCGCCGCCGACGGCTCGGATAAAGCCAACCACCTGGAATTTCGGGGCGCCGGCATTTTAAACATGGCCGCCGACGGGCAGTCCAGCAGCCCAATGCTCCGCAACTGTACCATAACCGGCAATTACGCCCGGGAAGGCGGCGGCATGTTGAACATCGCTATAAATAAAGGTGTTTGCCGGCCTGTCATCTGGAAATGTTCCTTTATCAACAACAAAGCAGACCTGGATGGCGGCGCCATGATGAATGCAACCATTAATGGGGATTGCAGCCCGGAGATCAGAGAATGCCACTTCGAATCCAACCAGGCTTCCTACGGCGGGGGAATCTTCAACGAACCCAAAGGCGGCAGCGTGAATCCGGTTATCCGAGACAATGAGTTCATCGACAATAAAGCCCTGGTTCGCAACGGAAGCATCCACTGTGAATATTTCGGCAACGGCGAGTGCAAGCCGGACATAGGCGGGAACATTTTCAAGGGAAACTCCTCTCCTGTCGGCACGGAAAAAGACTAG